One region of Eupeodes corollae chromosome 1, idEupCoro1.1, whole genome shotgun sequence genomic DNA includes:
- the LOC129940174 gene encoding uncharacterized protein LOC129940174 isoform X1: MKPSSKRKRSENWDSTDKLLLHQLIQNKFHIIENKNVDTNISMAKRAAWKDILLAFNKQSNTKRNFPQIYSQWKRMKLHMKKRATSNGSANRSSAGGCPIISKSPEHLLVYPKDEFIVDHSVYDDYESSIAQGSVSLNNYEYSKDRYSEKSVGKTNAADQHFRNKCEEEIETLRLERSLKLKAFEADERRKDEEHQMRLQFMEEEHQLKIELLTEKIS; the protein is encoded by the exons ATGAAACCTTCTAGCAAAAGAAAAAGATCTGAAAATTGGGATTCAACTGACAAG cttcttcttcatcaacttattcaaaacaaattccatattattgaaaataaaaatgttgacactAACATCTCAATGGCCAAGCGAGCAGCATGGAAAGATATCCTTCTAGC ATTCAACAAACAATCCAACACGAAACGAAATTTCCCACAAATTTATAGTCAATGGAAAAGAATGAAGTTACACATGAAGAAGAGAGCCACGTCCAATGGAAGTGCTAATCGAAGCTCGGCTGGAGGTTGTCCAATAATCAGTAAATCACCAGAGCATCTATTAGTTTATCCCAAGGACGAGTTTATTGTTGATCACAGTGTGTACGACGACTACGAGAGCAGTATTGCCCAAGGCAGTGTTAGCCTT aacAATTATGAGTACTCAAAAGATCGTTATTCAGAAAAGTCTGTAGGCAAAACTAATGCGGCAGATCAACACTTCCGAAATAAATGTGAAGAAGAAATTGAAACGTTGCGCTTAGAGCGATCTCTGAAACTCAAAGCGTTTGAAGCTGACGAAAGAAGAAAGGACGAAGAGCATCAGATGAGGCTTCAATTTATGGAGGAAGAACATCAGCTCAAAATAGAGTTACTTACggaaaaaatttcttaa
- the LOC129940174 gene encoding uncharacterized protein LOC129940174 isoform X2, with amino-acid sequence MKPSSKRKRSENWDSTDKLLLHQLIQNKFHIIENKNVDTNISMAKRAAWKDILLAQWKRMKLHMKKRATSNGSANRSSAGGCPIISKSPEHLLVYPKDEFIVDHSVYDDYESSIAQGSVSLNNYEYSKDRYSEKSVGKTNAADQHFRNKCEEEIETLRLERSLKLKAFEADERRKDEEHQMRLQFMEEEHQLKIELLTEKIS; translated from the exons ATGAAACCTTCTAGCAAAAGAAAAAGATCTGAAAATTGGGATTCAACTGACAAG cttcttcttcatcaacttattcaaaacaaattccatattattgaaaataaaaatgttgacactAACATCTCAATGGCCAAGCGAGCAGCATGGAAAGATATCCTTCTAGC TCAATGGAAAAGAATGAAGTTACACATGAAGAAGAGAGCCACGTCCAATGGAAGTGCTAATCGAAGCTCGGCTGGAGGTTGTCCAATAATCAGTAAATCACCAGAGCATCTATTAGTTTATCCCAAGGACGAGTTTATTGTTGATCACAGTGTGTACGACGACTACGAGAGCAGTATTGCCCAAGGCAGTGTTAGCCTT aacAATTATGAGTACTCAAAAGATCGTTATTCAGAAAAGTCTGTAGGCAAAACTAATGCGGCAGATCAACACTTCCGAAATAAATGTGAAGAAGAAATTGAAACGTTGCGCTTAGAGCGATCTCTGAAACTCAAAGCGTTTGAAGCTGACGAAAGAAGAAAGGACGAAGAGCATCAGATGAGGCTTCAATTTATGGAGGAAGAACATCAGCTCAAAATAGAGTTACTTACggaaaaaatttcttaa